In one Candidatus Absconditicoccus praedator genomic region, the following are encoded:
- a CDS encoding peptidoglycan D,D-transpeptidase FtsI family protein has translation MKFLWKIKWLLERKLKKLNSNIRGSHIGVSLEKSIKKIPKEIRILIFFGFLLGVIFIRLFQLQIVQADDYSQILAGQHFRQSTLEAERGNIFLTDSSGNERKLTENVDLYNIFVDPKFIEDEERFVEILSPILYKHFCELNGLEEPSDKECIRNIENFTENEILPQEESEDFFVEMELDDGEEEEEQVFLDQDMLDDETQDVIDDFTKEDGIDYIQEKLSEMVQGGVRDRNYFGFFENDELLNDMESIGDFVEISGNYIYFIPEKVDNLNRNAQQIFQVFEKHNYSYMLETIRNSLTEREIRYVKVTNDVNSRIAREINELKEKYFSERVDGVPLLHGLGTEEHKERYYPYGDFMSHVIGYGNDQGDFLYGVEEYFDDILAGEDGRIASHSVPWIGAIGSAEMQVEEATHGSDVYLTINPTIQENIEAIVRDYYEELEPDSISTLVMDPHTGEVKGAVNYPSFDPNNYSDYYQIELLSYDQRYIIDEDQYMDIPVLIRDPETDDIRMATFDERTDPNLEKFVFSEKLGPQTFIDRNISYPSEPGSTFKNFTVAIGRDLDEISLSDTYKDEGELEIGPYTIRNVMDQCSGELSFLDALNWSCNVGMVRIAQQIGRYAFYSYLDKLGFGQRTGIELAKEDPGTVTGLEDFSMARYFNNSFGQGLLTTPIQMGTAFSSLVNGGYVVQPTVLDKIYDRENNEIIENDKTIKNRVFSEETAERMLKSQGEIMDMEDEEHLGSMVGIPFYSVGGKSGTSQIAFRGSYQAGEGWTYGGFVGVVTSEDPRYIIVTQVRRPRQSQRGSGSAGFINRDVSKFLIEYAGLER, from the coding sequence ATGAAATTTTTATGGAAAATTAAATGGCTCCTTGAAAGAAAGCTTAAAAAACTAAATAGTAATATAAGATGATCACATATCTGAGTAAGTCTAGAAAAATCTATTAAAAAAATACCAAAAGAAATAAGAATATTAATATTTTTTGGTTTTTTGTTGTGAGTTATTTTTATTAGATTATTTCAGTTACAAATAGTTCAGGCTGATGATTATAGTCAAATTCTTGCATGACAACATTTTAGACAATCCACATTAGAAGCAGAAAGATGAAATATTTTTCTTACAGATAGCTCATGAAATGAGAGAAAGCTTACAGAAAATGTTGATTTATACAATATTTTTGTAGATCCAAAGTTTATAGAAGATGAGGAAAGATTTGTGGAAATTTTGTCTCCTATTCTTTATAAGCATTTTTGTGAGTTGAATTGACTTGAAGAGCCATCAGACAAAGAATGTATTAGAAATATTGAAAACTTTACAGAAAATGAAATACTACCACAAGAAGAATCAGAAGATTTTTTTGTAGAAATGGAATTGGATGATTGAGAAGAAGAGGAAGAACAGGTTTTTCTTGATCAAGATATGCTTGATGATGAAACTCAAGATGTAATAGATGATTTCACGAAAGAAGATTGAATTGATTATATTCAAGAAAAATTATCTGAAATGGTGCAGTGATGAGTTAGGGATAGAAACTATTTTTGATTTTTTGAAAATGATGAATTGTTGAATGATATGGAATCTATTTGAGATTTTGTAGAGATATCAGGAAATTATATATATTTTATTCCTGAAAAAGTAGATAATTTAAATAGAAATGCTCAGCAAATATTTCAGGTATTTGAAAAACATAATTATTCTTATATGCTTGAAACAATTAGGAATTCCCTTACAGAAAGAGAAATTAGATATGTAAAAGTTACTAACGATGTTAATTCTAGAATTGCTAGAGAAATAAATGAGCTCAAGGAAAAATATTTTTCAGAAAGAGTAGATTGAGTGCCTTTGTTGCATTGATTGTGAACTGAAGAACACAAAGAAAGATATTACCCTTATTGAGATTTTATGTCTCATGTAATATGATATTGAAACGATCAGTGAGACTTTCTTTATGGTGTAGAAGAGTATTTTGATGATATTTTGGCATGAGAAGATTGAAGAATAGCTTCTCATTCTGTACCTTGGATATGAGCTATATGATCTGCAGAAATGCAGGTAGAAGAAGCCACTCATTGATCTGATGTTTATCTAACTATAAATCCAACAATACAAGAAAATATTGAAGCAATAGTAAGAGATTATTATGAAGAACTTGAGCCAGATAGTATTTCAACTTTGGTAATGGATCCGCATACATGAGAAGTTAAATGAGCCGTTAATTATCCTTCCTTTGATCCTAATAATTATTCTGACTATTATCAAATTGAGCTATTAAGTTATGATCAAAGATATATTATAGATGAAGATCAGTATATGGATATACCTGTTTTAATAAGAGATCCAGAAACTGATGATATCAGAATGGCTACTTTTGATGAAAGGACAGATCCAAACTTAGAAAAATTTGTTTTTTCTGAAAAGTTATGACCTCAGACCTTTATTGATAGAAATATATCGTATCCTTCTGAGCCTGGTAGTACATTTAAAAATTTTACTGTTGCTATATGAAGAGATTTAGATGAAATATCTTTATCTGATACCTATAAGGATGAATGAGAACTAGAAATATGACCATATACTATTCGTAATGTTATGGATCAATGTAGTTGAGAATTAAGCTTTTTGGATGCATTAAACTGGTCTTGTAATGTTTGAATGGTAAGAATAGCTCAACAAATATGAAGATATGCTTTTTACTCATATTTGGACAAGCTTTGATTTTGACAAAGAACTTGAATAGAACTTGCAAAAGAAGATCCATGAACAGTTACATGATTAGAAGATTTTTCTATGGCAAGATACTTTAATAACTCTTTTGGTCAATGACTTTTGACAACTCCAATTCAAATGTGAACAGCGTTTTCTTCTTTGGTTAATTGATGATATGTTGTTCAACCTACTGTACTTGATAAAATATATGATAGAGAAAATAATGAGATAATAGAAAATGATAAAACTATTAAAAATAGAGTCTTTTCTGAAGAAACTGCTGAAAGAATGCTTAAGTCTCAATGAGAAATAATGGATATGGAAGACGAAGAACATTTATGAAGTATGGTTTGAATACCTTTTTATTCTGTTTGAGGAAAATCTTGAACTTCTCAGATTGCATTTAGATGAAGTTATCAGGCTTGAGAATGATGGACCTATTGAGGATTTGTATGAGTGGTAACTTCTGAAGATCCAAGATATATAATTGTTACTCAAGTAAGAAGACCAAGACAGTCTCAGCGGTGATCAGGTAGTGCTTGATTCATTAACAGAGATGTATCAAAATTTCTTATAGAATATGCATGATTGGAAAGATAA
- a CDS encoding ATP-dependent helicase codes for MIEDKLKKELNEQQYEAASWIKTSSLILAGAGSGKTRVLIYKVAKLIFGEGISPSQILTVTFTNKAANEMKSRIFDFSKSLGYNLGNNSLLRTGTFHSIFLKILKSDIQSLNMGYTSSFGVYDQQESLTLIKTISNNLGYKDIITPKEVKSVISNAKNSGQTPHKFLTLAQNENAEIIGRIYQEYQKQLVESNSVDFDDLLLLTKILFENNEDILEKYRQKFKYILVDEAQDTNQIQFDIIKMLAGKDGNVTFIGDDFQSIYSRRGAVMENFLNLERFWDNIQKFKLETNYRSSPTIVEAGNYLISKNKFQYEKQVKSSKENDSKIRSFCFKDEYDEAGQLSELIQKLINEKNLKFNDIAILYRTNAQSQPFEQALLSLGIPYKIWGGFKFFERKEIKDIISYIKYIINPKDSISLKRIINTPNRKIGATTIKNIENFCLENGYDLNYAIENIETLPIPITSGPKNNIKQFSTFIKFTRNQIPNTNPKNLINNIISNIKYYEYLVNQDGKEKADEKYENIGQLINIASKFEVQDQNGQEILEQFLEEISLMSDTEEDEEGTENSVKLMSIHGSKGLEFPVIMLAGLEENIFPLQKAKFNDKEMEEERRLMYVAITRAKDLLFFSYANFRMKRGQLFFNKPSRFLEEIPDELINHYDLSGNQSYSSVSNINEGDRIKHKLFGQGDVLEIANNTAMIKFDNPKYGIRKMDTKFLEKI; via the coding sequence ATGATCGAAGATAAACTTAAAAAAGAACTAAATGAACAACAATATGAAGCTGCTAGTTGGATTAAAACAAGTAGTTTAATATTGGCTTGAGCTGGTAGTTGAAAAACTAGAGTATTAATATATAAGGTGGCTAAACTCATATTTTGAGAATGAATATCTCCATCTCAAATTTTGACAGTAACATTTACGAACAAAGCTGCAAACGAAATGAAGTCTAGAATTTTTGATTTTTCAAAAAGCCTATGATATAATCTATGAAATAATTCATTACTACGGACTTGAACATTTCATAGTATTTTTTTAAAAATCCTAAAATCAGATATACAATCACTTAATATGTGATACACAAGTTCATTTTGAGTATATGATCAACAAGAATCCTTAACACTTATAAAAACCATATCAAATAATTTATGATACAAAGATATAATAACTCCAAAAGAGGTAAAATCAGTAATTTCAAATGCAAAAAATAGCTGACAAACACCACACAAATTTCTCACATTAGCTCAAAATGAAAATGCAGAAATTATATGAAGAATATATCAAGAATACCAAAAACAACTAGTAGAATCAAACTCTGTAGATTTTGATGATTTATTATTACTAACAAAAATTTTATTTGAAAACAACGAAGACATATTAGAAAAATACAGACAAAAGTTCAAATACATACTTGTAGACGAAGCACAAGATACAAACCAAATACAGTTTGATATTATCAAAATGTTGGCTTGAAAAGATGGGAATGTTACATTTATATGAGATGATTTCCAAAGTATATATTCACGAAGATGAGCTGTGATGGAAAACTTTTTGAATTTAGAAAGATTTTGGGATAATATCCAAAAATTCAAACTTGAAACCAACTACAGATCAAGTCCAACAATTGTTGAAGCATGAAACTATCTCATATCTAAAAACAAATTTCAATATGAAAAACAAGTAAAGTCTTCAAAAGAAAATGATAGTAAAATTAGATCATTTTGTTTCAAAGACGAATATGATGAAGCCGGTCAACTTAGTGAACTTATACAAAAACTTATAAATGAAAAGAATCTAAAATTCAATGATATAGCAATACTTTATAGAACAAATGCACAAAGTCAACCATTTGAACAAGCTCTATTATCATTATGAATACCCTATAAGATATGGTGATGATTTAAATTTTTTGAAAGAAAAGAAATAAAAGACATAATAAGCTACATTAAATATATAATCAATCCAAAAGATAGCATCTCCCTAAAAAGAATAATAAATACTCCAAATAGAAAAATATGAGCAACTACTATTAAAAATATTGAAAATTTTTGTTTGGAAAACTGATATGATCTTAATTATGCTATTGAAAATATAGAAACTTTACCAATACCAATAACATCCTGACCCAAAAACAATATCAAACAGTTTAGCACATTTATTAAATTTACAAGAAACCAAATACCAAATACAAATCCTAAGAACTTGATAAACAATATCATCTCAAATATTAAATATTATGAGTACCTTGTAAACCAAGATGGAAAAGAAAAAGCAGATGAAAAATATGAAAATATATGACAACTTATAAATATTGCTTCTAAATTTGAAGTACAAGATCAAAACGGTCAAGAAATTTTAGAACAATTTCTAGAAGAAATATCATTAATGAGTGATACAGAAGAGGATGAAGAATGAACAGAAAATTCAGTAAAACTTATGAGTATACATTGAAGTAAATGACTTGAGTTTCCAGTAATAATGCTTGCTTGACTAGAAGAAAATATATTTCCACTACAAAAAGCAAAATTCAACGATAAAGAAATGGAAGAAGAAAGAAGACTTATGTATGTAGCAATAACCAGAGCAAAAGATTTATTGTTTTTCTCTTATGCAAATTTTAGAATGAAACGATGACAACTTTTTTTCAACAAACCATCAAGATTTTTGGAAGAGATACCTGATGAACTAATAAATCATTATGACCTTTCAGGAAATCAATCATACTCTTCAGTTTCAAACATAAATGAATGAGATAGAATTAAACATAAATTATTTTGACAGTGAGATGTACTTGAAATTGCTAACAACACAGCAATGATAAAATTTGATAATCCTAAATACTGAATTAGAAAAATGGACACCAAATTTCTTGAAAAAATATAA
- a CDS encoding helix-turn-helix domain-containing protein: MILPTYILKNYQKLKLVYSECIKIEVLLKQNYSKRQIAREINRSKLTISN, from the coding sequence ATGATATTACCAACTTACATATTAAAAAACTATCAAAAGTTAAAATTAGTATATTCAGAATGTATTAAAATTGAAGTCCTTTTAAAACAAAATTATTCTAAAAGACAAATTGCAAGAGAAATTAATAGGAGCAAGCTTACTATCTCTAATTAG